A region of Argentina anserina chromosome 5, drPotAnse1.1, whole genome shotgun sequence DNA encodes the following proteins:
- the LOC126793694 gene encoding peroxisomal acyl-coenzyme A oxidase 1-like, producing the protein MEGVDHLAHERSKTQFDVDQMKVVWAGSRHALEVSDRIARLVATDPVFKKDDRTRLSRKDLFKDTLRKAAHVWKRINELKLTEEEASKLRFYIDQPSYMDLHWGMFIPFIKGSGTEEQQKKWLPLAYKLQIIGCYAQTELGHGSNVQGLETTATFDPKTDEFVIHSPTLTSSKWWPGGLGKVSTHAVVFARLITDGQDHGVNGFIVQLRSLDDHLPLPGVTIGDIGMKFGSGAYNSMDNGVLRFNHVRIPRDRMLMRVSQVTREGKVVQSNVPRQLLYGTMVFVRQTIVADASSALSRAVCIATRYSAVRRQFGSNDSGVETQVIDYKTQQNRLFPLLASAYAFRFVGEWLKWLYTDVTQKLQANDFSTLPEAHACTAGLKSLTTSATADGIEECRKLCGGHGYLSSSGLPELFAVYIPACTYEGDNVVLLLQVARFLMKTVSQLPSGKKPIGTTSYMGRAEHLLQSRSNVQKAEDWLKPSVILEAFEARALRMSVACAKDLSKFANPEEGFAELSPNLVDAALAHCQLIVVSKIKFLKTPIILGVKEQLQILCNIYALFLVHKHLGDFLATGSITAKQASLANDQLRSLYSQVRPNAVALVDAFNYTDHYLSSILGRYDGNVYPKLYEEAWKDPLNDTVVPEGYQEYILPLLKQQLRNARL; encoded by the exons ATGGAGGGTGTGGATCATTTGGCTCACGAAAGGAGCAAGACCCAGTTCGATGTGGACCAAATGAAGGTCGTCTGGGCCGGCTCCCGCCACGCTTTGGAAGTCTCCGATCGGATTGCTCGCCTTGTCGCCACCGATCCG GTGTTTAAGAAGGATGATAGGACTAGGCTAAGTAGGAAGGACTTGTTTAAGGACACTCTGAGAAAAGCAGCTCATGTCTGGAAGCGGATCAATGAGCTTAAACTTACTG AGGAAGAAGCATCTAAGTTAAGGTTTTATATCGATCAGCCTTCATATATGGATCTTCACTGG GGAATGTTTATACCTTTTATTAAAGGATCAGGTACTGAGGAACAGCAAAAGAAGTGGTTGCCGCTGGCATACAAGCTGCAAATTATTGGTTGCTATGCACAGACTGAACTTGGCCATGGCTCCAATGTCCAAGGGCTTGAGACCACTGCAACATTTGATCCAAAGACTGACGAGTTTGTTATTCATAGCCCTACACTGACTTCAAGCAAA TGGTGGCCTGGTGGCTTGGGAAAAGTTTCGACTCACGCTGTTGTTTTTGCTCGTCTTATTACTGATGGTCAAGACCATGGAGTGAACG GTTTCATCGTCCAACTTCGGAGCTTGGATGATCACTTGCCTCTTCCAGGCGTAACTATAGGTGATATCGGAATGAAATTTGGAAGTGGAGCATACAACTCCATGGACAATGGTGTCCTAAGATTTAATCATGTGCGCATCCCAAGGGATCGCATGTTGATGAG AGTCTCACAAGTTACAAGAGAAGGAAAAGTTGTTCAGTCCAACGTTCCAAGGCAACTACTTTATGGAACTATGGTTTTTGTTCGCCAAACAATTGTAGCTGATGCTTCCTCTGCATTGTCACGGGCAGTGTGTATTGCTACAAGGTACAGTGCTGTTCGTCGACAATTTGGTTCAAATGATAGTGGTGTTGAGACACAG GTGATTGATTACAAGACCCAACAAAATAGACTATTCCCTTTGCTGGCTTCCGCCTATGCTTTCAGATTTGTTGGTGAATGGTTGAAATGGCTGTATACGGATGTAACGCAAAAACTGCAAGCAAATGATTTTTCTACATTGCCTGAGGCTCATGCATGCACTGCGGGTTTAAAGTCATTGACTACTTCTGCAACTGCT GATGGCATTGAAGAATGCCGGAAATTATGTGGTGGTCATGGTTATCTTTCTAGCAGTGGGCTCCCTGAGTTATTTGCTGTTTATATCCCGGCGTGTACATATGAAGGAGACAATGTTGTTTTACTTCTACAG GTTGCTAGATTTCTCATGAAGACTGTTTCTCAGCTACCATCTGGTAAAAAACCCATTGGCACAACTTCCTACATGGGGCGTGCGGAACATTTGCTCCAATCTCGTTCTAATGTGCAGAAAG CTGAGGATTGGTTGAAGCCTAGTGTAATACTGGAGGCTTTCGAAGCAAGGGCTTTGAGAATGTCTGTTGCCTGTGCTAAAGACCTTAGCAAGTTCGCAAATCCTGAAGAGG GCTTTGCAGAACTCTCGCCTAATCTAGTGGATGCAGCACTTGCTCATTGCCAATTGATTGTTGTTTCAAA AATtaaattcttaaaaaccccTATAATTCTGGGAGTGAAAGAACAGTTGCAGATCCTCTGTAACATATATGCTTTATTTCTTGTTCACAAACATCTGGGTGATTTTCTCGCGACTGGAAGTATCACAGCCAAACAAGCTTCACTTGCTAATGATCAGCTTAGATCCCTATATTCCCAG gtCCGCCCCAATGCTGTTGCCCTTGTTGATGCATTTAATTACACTGACCACTACCTTAGCTCCATTCTTGGCCGATATGATGGTAATGTCTACCCGAAACTTTACGAGGAGGCCTGGAAAGATCCTTTGAATGACACGGTTGTGCCAGAGGGCTATCAGGAGTACATATTACCTTTGCTGAAGCAACAGCTCCGAAATGCAAGGCTATGA